The Triticum urartu cultivar G1812 chromosome 5, Tu2.1, whole genome shotgun sequence genome contains the following window.
GGTGGGACATTTACTTTCACCTTCCAAGTATCTCCTTCCTACCCTCACGAGGCTCCGAAGGTCAAGTGCAAGACCAAGGTAACACAATCTGACTCCTGTCAATCATCAGCATAAGTTGGTTATTGCTAATGTAGTAACTTTCAGGTTTACCATCCTAATATTGACCTAGAAGGAAATGTCTGCCTGAACATTCTGCGTGAAGACTGGAAGCCTGTCTTGAACATCAACACCATAATATATGGCTTAAACCTTCTTTTCTCAGTAAGTATCATATTCAAAACTGTTCCACCTGCTGATTTTCCATTCAAAATGTAAAATGCCTGAGTTGCATGTATTTATCTCGAGGGAAGACAAGTCACTGTTTGTCTTCTGTATTATCATGTACTCCTTTTTATTTTTGAGCAGTATTATCATGTACTCCTGCTTGGCCATTAACCATCTTCTTACTTCTTTTCTGCAGCAACCCAATGACGAGGACCCCTTGAATCATGAAGCCGCGGCCGTCCTCCGAGACAACCCACAGAAGTTCCAGAGAAATGTTCAAACGGCGATGTCGGGAGGCTATGTTGATAACACCCATTTCCCAAGGTGCAAGTAAGGTCTGCTATGTGGAGCTCTGGTTCCGACTCTTGCCCAGTTACCCTGAATGCCGTTGCACAGTCTGAAGGATGTGGCATGTACCCAGGAAATGTATCGCATTTGTGTTAGACGTGACTGTTATTATGCTTGTTTGGTGGATGTACCGGAGTCATGCATGTTGAAGAAACATGCTAAGCAGAAACAAAAACCTCGCCTGTTATTCAGCTGAAAAGTTGGCGGAAGTGTTCCAAGCGCAGCAATCATATGAGCATATAACTGAATTATCAAAAATAAAAGAGTCTCTAGGCGAAACTTGAAATGTGCAATTTCTGGTAGTGAAACCAAAGTGTCGGCGATAAGTTCCTGCTTGAGAGTTTTCCGAAATTTAGATAGGAAAACCTGCATTTCTTGTCTCCAGGAAATTGCAGCGAAAAAAAATAAGAGGTATAATTTGTGAGTGTTTTTGCTTTGGATGTGGATGCTGTTTAgtctaagagcatctacaaccaaACCCTCGAACCCTCCCGGAACATGTCATTGTCTGGTCACAAAATCATCATCCACCCAGACCTAGGCGCTATGTGGCGGACTTGGGGAC
Protein-coding sequences here:
- the LOC125509118 gene encoding NEDD8-conjugating enzyme Ubc12-like, whose protein sequence is MINLFKIKGQKNEEAANSKGGPPVKKQSPGELRLHKDIAELNLPKTTKISFPNGKDDLMNFEATLRPDEGYYVGGTFTFTFQVSPSYPHEAPKVKCKTKVYHPNIDLEGNVCLNILREDWKPVLNINTIIYGLNLLFSQPNDEDPLNHEAAAVLRDNPQKFQRNVQTAMSGGYVDNTHFPRCK